In Symphalangus syndactylus isolate Jambi chromosome 6, NHGRI_mSymSyn1-v2.1_pri, whole genome shotgun sequence, a genomic segment contains:
- the WDR86 gene encoding WD repeat-containing protein 86 isoform X1 — MGGGGSALRVCADHRGGINWLSLSPDGQRLLTGSEDGTARLWSTADGQCCALLQGHESYVTFCQLEDEAAFTCSADCTIRRWDVLTGQCLQVYRGHTSIVNRILVANNQLFSSSYDRTARVWSVDKGQMSREFRGHRNCVLTLAYSAPWDLPSTPCVEEAAAGGLLVTGSTDGTAKVWQVASGCCHQTLRGHTGAVLCLVLDTHGHTAFTGSTDATIRAWDILSGEQLRVFREHQGSVICLELVNRLVYSGSADRTVKCWLADTGECVRTFMAHRRNVSALKYHAGTLFTGSGDACARAFDAQSGELQRVFRGHTFIINCIQVHGQVLYTASHDGALRLWDVRGLRGAPRPPPPTRSLSRLFSNKVGCATAPLQPA; from the exons ATGGGGGGCGGCGGGTCGGCCCTGAGGGTCTGCGCCGACCACCGCGGGGGCATCAACTGGCTAAGCCTGAGCCCCGACGGGCAGCGCCTGCTGACGGGCAGCGAGGACGGCACGGCCCGGCTCTGGAGCACCGCGGACGGCCAGTGCTGCGCGCTCCTGCAAG GACACGAAAGCTATGTGACCTTCTGCCAGCTGGAGGATGAGGCCGCCTTCACATGCAGTGCCGACTGCACCATCAGGAGGTGGGACGTGCTGACCGGGCAGTGTCTGCAGGTGTACCGAGGACACACATCCATTGTGAACAG GATCCTGGTTGCCAACAACCAGCTCTTCAGCAGCTCCTACGACCGGACGGCTCGGGTCTGGAGTGTGGACAAGGGACAGATGTCCCGGGAGTTCCGGGGCCACCGCAACTGCGTGCTGACCCTAGCCTACTCTGCCCCGTGGGACCTCCCCAGCACTCCCTGTGTGGAAGAGGCTGCGGCCGGGGGGCTCCTGGTGACCGGCAGCACAGATGGCACGGCCAAGGTGTGGCAGGTGGCCAGCGGCTGCTGCCACCAGACGCTGCGGGGCCACACGGGCGCAGTGCTTTGCCTAGTGCTAGACACGCACGGCCACACGGCCTTCACAGGCAGCACCGATGCCACCATCCGTGCCTGGGACATCCTCAGTGGGGAGCAGCTGCGGGTGTTCCGGGAGCACCAGGGCTCCGTCATCTGTCTGGAG CTGGTGAACCGACTCGTGTACTCTGGCAGCGCGGACAGGACCGTCAAGTGCTGGCTGGCAGACACAGGGGAGTGTGTGCGCACGTTCATGGCCCACAGACGCAACGTGAGCGCCCTCAAGTACCACGCGGGCACCT TGTTCACGGGCAGCGGGGACGCTTGCGCCCGGGCCTTCGACGCGCAGTCTGGAGAGCTGCAGAGGGTGTTCCGGGGCCACACATTCATCATCAACTGCATCCAG GTGCACGGCCAGGTGCTCTACACCGCCTCCCACGACGGCGCCCTGCGCCTCTGGGACGTGCGCGGGCTCCGAGGTGCCCCGCGGCCCCCTCCGCCCACGCGCAGCCTCTCGCGCCTCTTCAGCAACAAGGTGGGCTGCGCCACCGCGCCCCTGCAGCCGGCCTGA
- the WDR86 gene encoding WD repeat-containing protein 86 isoform X2: MSREFRGHRNCVLTLAYSAPWDLPSTPCVEEAAAGGLLVTGSTDGTAKVWQVASGCCHQTLRGHTGAVLCLVLDTHGHTAFTGSTDATIRAWDILSGEQLRVFREHQGSVICLELVNRLVYSGSADRTVKCWLADTGECVRTFMAHRRNVSALKYHAGTLFTGSGDACARAFDAQSGELQRVFRGHTFIINCIQVHGQVLYTASHDGALRLWDVRGLRGAPRPPPPTRSLSRLFSNKVGCATAPLQPA, encoded by the exons ATGTCCCGGGAGTTCCGGGGCCACCGCAACTGCGTGCTGACCCTAGCCTACTCTGCCCCGTGGGACCTCCCCAGCACTCCCTGTGTGGAAGAGGCTGCGGCCGGGGGGCTCCTGGTGACCGGCAGCACAGATGGCACGGCCAAGGTGTGGCAGGTGGCCAGCGGCTGCTGCCACCAGACGCTGCGGGGCCACACGGGCGCAGTGCTTTGCCTAGTGCTAGACACGCACGGCCACACGGCCTTCACAGGCAGCACCGATGCCACCATCCGTGCCTGGGACATCCTCAGTGGGGAGCAGCTGCGGGTGTTCCGGGAGCACCAGGGCTCCGTCATCTGTCTGGAG CTGGTGAACCGACTCGTGTACTCTGGCAGCGCGGACAGGACCGTCAAGTGCTGGCTGGCAGACACAGGGGAGTGTGTGCGCACGTTCATGGCCCACAGACGCAACGTGAGCGCCCTCAAGTACCACGCGGGCACCT TGTTCACGGGCAGCGGGGACGCTTGCGCCCGGGCCTTCGACGCGCAGTCTGGAGAGCTGCAGAGGGTGTTCCGGGGCCACACATTCATCATCAACTGCATCCAG GTGCACGGCCAGGTGCTCTACACCGCCTCCCACGACGGCGCCCTGCGCCTCTGGGACGTGCGCGGGCTCCGAGGTGCCCCGCGGCCCCCTCCGCCCACGCGCAGCCTCTCGCGCCTCTTCAGCAACAAGGTGGGCTGCGCCACCGCGCCCCTGCAGCCGGCCTGA